The proteins below come from a single Octopus sinensis linkage group LG10, ASM634580v1, whole genome shotgun sequence genomic window:
- the LOC115216512 gene encoding kelch-like protein 30: MNDIAKDRFDNQNGCCQLEEDSNHTFEVSSDDICKFGICDIGLIVEQELIECHKQVLSENSQYFKAMFESTMKEKSQKTIDLKCVSLNSFKVILDFCYSKPAPLLIDRDNIFDVTRIADMLNFSEVFSLCKNFLWSLVSQNCFDVLMLASTLFIKDLHNYCTAYVLWNFKTIKDNEDFVFLTKDELQNYLSDSRLNTVSELPVYKSIITWINHDPGQRTKYFKELFSSCVHVGLMSSEELEVLQESDLVKSTPNVLQTVESAYVDQDSSAANNDSTGGSKKPSHLRQIPQALLWVGGDKSKLCDKPSPHWNVMRWDATAKEYVKLDDMYPVTSPVEADMGYRVCSLGVEVYVLGGEAKLGSNKWQIQTWAYDLLKRKWIRKACLLQPRRHHAVCVLDNDIYVIGGFTKYREITVSVHCYHSNNDSWTVCSDLIRPEFAATAAALNNRVYLLKTLIIQCYNPSSNQWTIVTTDVPPAITPGFTVMSAITVGNSLIIQSGYNNKLYLYDPYAEDQDQAWTSLGCFKDVFGSCAELDGKIYCMGNDSNHMETYDIESQTFGIEMSVSCHLSRSFLVTVPFYEETMT; this comes from the exons atgaatgacattgcaAAAGATAGATTTGACAACCAAAATGGATGTTGTCAGTTGGAAGAGGATAGCAATCACACATTTGAGGTGTCCTCTGATGACATTTGCAAGTTTGGCATTTGTGACATAGGCCTCATTGTGGAACAGGAACTCATAGAGTGTCACAAACAGGTCTTGTCAGAAAACAGTCAGTACTTCAAAGCAATGTTTGAAAGTACTATGAAAGAAAAATCTCAAAAGACTATAGACCTTAAATGTGTGTCGCTCAATAGCTTCAAAGTGATTTTAGATTTCTGTTATAGTAAACCAGCCCCTCTTCTCATCGACCGTGACAACATCTTTGATGTAACACGCATTGCTGATATGTTGAATTTTTCTGAAGTATTCTCATTATGCAAGAATTTCTTATGGAGTCTTGTAAGTCAGAACTGTTTTGATGTCCTCATGCTAGCCTCCACTTTGTTCATAAAAGATCTGCACAACTACTGCACTGCTTATGTCCTCTGGAATTTCAAAACCATCAAAGACAATGAAGATTTTGTCTTCTTAACTAAAGATGAGCTACAGAACTATCTCAGTGACAGCAGACTTAATACAGTTTCAGAGCTTCCTGTGTATAAAAGTATTATTACATGG ATAAATCATGATCCCGGACAACGgacgaaatatttcaaagaactaTTTTCATCGTGTGTCCATGTTGGTTTAATGTCCAGTGAAGAATTAGAAGTTCTTCAAGAATCAGACCTGGTGAAATCCACTCCGAATGTTTTACAAACAGTCGAGTCAGCTTATGTTGATCAAGATTCAAGTGCAGCAAATAATGACTCA ACTGGAGGTTCGAAGAAGCCTTCTCATCTACGACAGATTCCTCAAGCGCTGTTGTGGGTTGGTGGAGACAAGAGCAAACTCTGCGATAAACCGAGTCCCCATTGGAATGTAATGCGATGGGATGCTACTGCCAAAGAATATGTCAAGCTAGATGATATGTACCCTGTGACGTCACCGGTGGAAGCTGACATGGGTTACAGGGTGTGCAGTTTGG GTGTGGAGGTCTATGTATTGGGAGGTGAAGCCAAACTTGGAAGTAACAAATGGCAGATACAGACCTGGGCTTACGATTTATTAAAGAGGAAATGGATCAGAAAAGCATGTCTCCTGCAACCCCGTCGGCACCATGCTGTTTGTGTCCTTGACAACGACATCTATGTGATTGGCGGATTTACCAAATACCGTGAGATTACAGTCAGTGTCCATTGCTACCATTCTAACAATG ATTCCTGGACAGTATGTTCCGACTTAATAAGACCGGAATTTGCTGCTACGGCTGCTGCACTAAACAACAGAGTATATTTATTGAAGACATTGATTATCCAATGTTATAATCCTTCCAGTAATCAGTGGACAATTGTTACCACTGATGTACCACCAGCAATAACTCCTGGCTTTACTGTCATGTCAGCTATTACCGTTGGCAACTCACTCATCATACAAAGTGGCTACAACAACAAACTCTATTTATACGACCCCTATGCCGAAGACCAGGACCAAGCATGGACTTCCCTCGGCTGCTTCAAAGATGTCTTTGGAAGCTGCGCAGAACTGGATGGCAAAATCTATTGCATGGGTAATGACAGTAACCATATGGAAACTTATGATATAGAATCACAGACATTTGGCATTGAGATGTCAGTCTCCTGCCATTTATCTCGGAGTTTCTTAGTAACTGTGCCATTCTACGAGGAGACCATGACATAA
- the LOC115216464 gene encoding cleavage and polyadenylation specificity factor subunit 2-like: MTSIVKLQVFSGAYDESPPCYLLQVDEFRFLLDCGWNEDFNMTYIRELKRHAHLIDAVLLTYPDHNHLGALPYMVGKCGLTCPVFATIPVYKMGQMFMYDLYQSRHNNEEFNIFTLDDIDAAFDKITQLKYSQTVNLKGKGQGLQITPLPAGHMIGGTIWKIVKDGDEEEIVYAVDYNHKKERHLNGCVLESINRPSLLITDSLNSTYTQSRRRLRDEQLMTTILSTMRNNGNVLVAVDTSGRVLELAQLLDQMWRSPDSGLSTYSLALLNNVSFNVVEFAKSQVEWMSDKIMRAFEDHRNNPFHFKHLKLCHNLAELSKVMEPKVVLASMPDLQCGFARDLFMGWCGNAKNSIILTCRTSIGTLARWLIDHPKDKTVTVEMRRRVKLEGSELEEYLKKKQEKEAEERLKTEQAKREAEDMESSDDSDLDMEVEGSSNVTKAKHDLMMKSDRNSRSGFFKQAKKAYPMFPFYEERLKWDECGEIIRTEDYMILDLPPADEEVTQEKSVPEDEAMQDMSEVPTKCVSSTITLEIHANVKYIDFEGRSDGESIRKIITQIKPRQLILIHGRPDPTESLEEFCLSSGCLSQTRIFAPHVGDIVDATRESHIYQVKLKDYVVSALTFSRARDAELAWIEGQLDLKEAKTDTSARYEPEETEVAAEELEKKKLMDLFKREDNVDAEKEEEEAHVHVPTLEALPSNKQPGHTPVFINEPKLSDLKMFFLQAGIQAEFTAGVLICNNKVAIRKNEAGKLQVEGALCPDYFVIRDLVYQQYAIV; this comes from the coding sequence ATGACTTCTATTGTTAAATTACAAGTGTTTTCTGGTGCTTACGATGAGTCCCCTCCCTGTTACCTCCTGCAGGTTGACGAGTTCCGCTTTCTTCTGGATTGTGGCTGGAATGAAGACTTTAACATGACATACATCCGCGAATTGAAGCGGCATGCTCACCTCATCGATGCCGTTCTCTTAACCTACCCTGATCACAATCATCTTGGGGCTTTGCCTTACATGGTCGGAAAATGTGGTCTTACTTGTCCCGTTTTCGCCACGATTCCCGTTTATAAAATGGGACAGATGTTTATGTATGATCTGTACCAGTCGAGGCATAACAACGAGGAattcaatatatttacattagaTGATATTGATGCAGCGTTTGATAAAATCACTCAGCTGAAATACAGTCAGACGGTCAATTTGAAAGGAAAAGGTCAGGGTTTACAAATAACACCTCTGCCCGCTGGTCACATGATTGGCGGCACGATATGGAAAATAGTGAAGGATGGAGACGAAGAAGAAATTGTCTATGCTGTTGATTATAACCACAAAAAAGAGCGGCATTTGAACGGGTGTGTTTTGGAGAGTATAAATCGACCCTCACTTTTGATTACAGACTCTTTGAATTCCACTTATACTCAGTCTCGGCGGCGTCTGCGAGATGAACAACTCATGACTACCATTTTGTCGACTATGAGGAATAACGGTAACGTTTTGGTGGCTGTAGACACATCGGGCCGTGTTCTGGAACTGGCTCAGCTTCTTGATCAAATGTGGCGTAGTCCTGATTCTGGACTGTCCACTTATTCTTTAGCTCTTTTAAATAACGTGAGCTTCAATGTGGTCGAGTTTGCGAAGTCACAGGTGGAGTGGATGAGCGATAAAATTATGCGTGCTTTTGAAGATCACCGCAACAACCCTTTTCATTTTAAACATCTGAAGTTGTGTCACAATCTTGCAGAGTTATCCAAAGTGATGGAACCTAAAGTTGTTTTAGCCAGCATGCCAGACCTCCAGTGTGGCTTTGCTCGAGATCTCTTCATGGGATGGTGTGGTAATGCCAAGAACAGCATCATTCTAACGTGCCGTACTTCGATAGGCACATTGGCACGATGGCTTATTGATCACCCAAAGGACAAAACGGTGACTGTTGAAATGAGGCGCCGTGTGAAATTGGAAGGAAGTGAATTAGAGGAATACCTGAAGAAAAAACAAGAGAAGGAAGCAGAAGAACGACTCAAAACTGAACAGGCAAAGCGTGAGGCAGAAGACATGGAATCAAGTGATGATAGCGATCTAGATATGGAAGTGGAGGGGTCCAGCAACGTCACCAAGGCTAAACATGATCTCATGATGAAAAGTGACCGAAACTCTCGGTCAGGTTTTTTCAAACAAGCAAAGAAAGCTTATCCAATGTTCCCATTTTATGAAGAAAGACTCAAGTGGGATGAATGTGGTGAAATTATTCGAACTGAGGATTATATGATATTAGATCTGCCTCCTGCTGATGAGGAAGTCACACAGGAAAAATCTGTTCCGGAAGATGAAGCCATGCAGGACATGTCTGAAGTGCCAACCAAATGTGTGTCGTCTACAATAACATTGGAAATCCATGCCAATGTAAAATACATTGATTTCGAGGGTCGATCGGATGGTGAGTCAATTCGTAAAATTATAACACAGATTAAACCACGCCAGTTAATCCTAATCCATGGCAGACCAGATCCCACTGAGAGTTTGGAAGAGTTCTGTTTAAGTAGTGGCTGCTTGTCTCAAACTCGTATATTTGCTCCACATGTCGGTGATATTGTCGATGCCACCCGAGAGAGCCACATTTACCAGGTAAAGTTAAAGGACTACGTAGTGTCGGCGCTGACATTTTCTCGTGCTCGAGATGCTGAGCTGGCTTGGATTGAGGGCCAGTTGGACTTGAAAGAAGCCAAAACAGATACGAGTGCACGTTACGAGCCGGAAGAAACAGAAGTAGCAGCAGAGGAattagaaaagaagaaattaatgGATCTGTTTAAAAGAGAAGACAACGTAGACgcagaaaaggaggaagaagaagctCATGTCCATGTACCAACGCTTGAAGCGCTTCCAAGTAACAAACAGCCAGGACACACACCGGTATTTATCAATGAACCCAAACTTTCAGATCTGAAGATGTTCTTTCTACAAGCTGGTATTCAGGCTGAGTTCACAGCTGGGGTTCTTATCTGTAATAACAAAGTTGCTATTAGAAAGAATGAGGCTGGCAAATTACAGGTGGAAGGGGCCTTGTGCCCAGACTATTTTGTAATTCGGGACCTTGTCTACCAGCAATATGCTATTGTATGA